The stretch of DNA GCTCCGCAGGCTGTGGCCAGACCGATGGAGGCGGAGCCCCCAGCCCAACCCCCAACCTCCCCCAATCAGAGGAACGAGCGAACCGATGACTCCCAAACAGGCCCTCGAACTGGCCAAAGAAAACAACGCGGTGATGGTGGACTTCCGGTTCATCGATTGGCCGGGCACCTGGCAGCATTGCAGCTTCCCCATCAGTGAGGTCGACGAGTCGACCTTCGAAGATGGGATGGGTTTCGATGGCTCCTCCATCCGCGGCTGGCAGGCGATTCACGAGAGCGACATGCTGATGGTCCCGGACGCCTCGACCGCGTTCATGGATCCATTCTTCGCCCATCCGACACTGGTGCTGATCTGCGACATCGTCGATCCGATCACCCACCAGCCGTACCATCGCGATCCCCGCCACATTGCCCGCAAGGCTGAGGCTCATCTGAGGCAGACCGGGATTGGCGACACGGTGTTCTTCGGACCCGAGGCCGAGTTCTTCGTCTTCAACGACGCCCGCTTCTCGACGGGGGCCAACCATGGCTTCTTCGAGGTCGACTCCGTCGAAGGGATCTGGAACTCGGGGCGGGAAGAAGAAGGCGGGAACCTCGGCTACAAGCCGCGTCACAAGGAGGGCTACTTCCCGGTGCCGCCGACGGACTCCCTGCAGGATCTCCGCACCGAGATGGTGCTGGTCATGCAGCAGGTCGGCCTGCACGTCGAGGCGCAGCACCATGAGGTGGCGACCGCTGGCCAGTGCGAAATCGACATGAAGTTCGAGACGATGCTGGACATGGCCGACCGGCTCACCAAGTTCAAGTACGTGGTAAAGCAGGTGGCCCGTCAGAACGGCGCGACGGCGACCTTCATGCCGAAGCCGCTCTTCGACGACAACGGTTCGGGCATGCATTGCCACCAGTCGATCTGGAAGGAAGGGACGCCGCTATTCGCGGGGGACGGTTACGCCGGACTCTCGGATCTCGGCCTCTGGTATGTGGGCGGCATCCTGAAGCACAGCCGAGCGCTGGCAGCCTTCACCAATCCGACCACGAATTCCTACAAGCGCCTGGTCCCGGGCTTCGAGGCGCCGGTGAATCTGGCCCTCTCGGCTCGGAATCGCTCGGCTTCGTGCCGGATCCCGATGTACTCGGCGAGCCCGAAGGCCAAGCGCGTGGAGGTCCGCTACCCGGATCCGACGGCCAACCCGTACCTGGCTTTCTCTGCCATGTTGATGGCGGGCCTGGACGGCATCGAGAACAAGATCGATCCGGGCGAGCCGCTCGAGAAGGATCTCTACTCGATGGCTCCGGAGGAGTTGGCTTCGATCGAGACCATGCCGGGCAGCCTCTCGGAGGCCCTGGACGAACTCGAAAACAACCATGACTTCCTGCTCAAGGGCGACGTCTTCACCGACGACTCGGTGAGGAACTGGGTCGACTACAAGCGCGAGAACGAGGTGGACCCGATGCGCCTTCGCCCGCATCCCCACGAGTTCGA from bacterium encodes:
- the glnA gene encoding type I glutamate--ammonia ligase — encoded protein: MTPKQALELAKENNAVMVDFRFIDWPGTWQHCSFPISEVDESTFEDGMGFDGSSIRGWQAIHESDMLMVPDASTAFMDPFFAHPTLVLICDIVDPITHQPYHRDPRHIARKAEAHLRQTGIGDTVFFGPEAEFFVFNDARFSTGANHGFFEVDSVEGIWNSGREEEGGNLGYKPRHKEGYFPVPPTDSLQDLRTEMVLVMQQVGLHVEAQHHEVATAGQCEIDMKFETMLDMADRLTKFKYVVKQVARQNGATATFMPKPLFDDNGSGMHCHQSIWKEGTPLFAGDGYAGLSDLGLWYVGGILKHSRALAAFTNPTTNSYKRLVPGFEAPVNLALSARNRSASCRIPMYSASPKAKRVEVRYPDPTANPYLAFSAMLMAGLDGIENKIDPGEPLEKDLYSMAPEELASIETMPGSLSEALDELENNHDFLLKGDVFTDDSVRNWVDYKRENEVDPMRLRPHPHEFELYFDI